The proteins below are encoded in one region of Stieleria sp. JC731:
- a CDS encoding DUF1583 domain-containing protein: MTNSGTELGAANASRLTSDLAFVLLSVDRDRELEFVHMSSTWFDWRVDLSCRVAKSHDNKLSSSKSQSGKSQVSSKRLLLTGLLACCTASGMIGGLAPVSGQGTEAVTGNSDSSNATKESPEQESPEQQRERITAERFLTVLLRRPTRGTSLDRVFSYHIGRGDIGDLIERLSKESTQQADDEATGRYMMVVGLLQLQRGEDAEAVKALTVAKNKLPQDPLASNYLGEALLLVGQENEATEAFADALEKDPPKQEYLKIAGALGRLHQRAGRQEEALQVWKQLEEAFPGDQRVRERIAHILVEEGDIEGALQRYEALSKAARTDNEKVVYAMRAAELQIRSGQKEDAIKRLESLIARLRPGSYLHNEARRRIESAFLGGADYAGLASYYENWIGEHPDDVDAIVRLARTLSVQGRTPEAIEWFEKAIKRAPSETEPRLALIDAYVAAERFGDAAEQYQELSEIDQDNPDHLVRWGQVILQDKKQDKEQREQDAADVWMRLAELRSEDAVVQSQVADLLRDAGLEELALKQYRKALDSAPQEPQYKEYLGEYLHKLDRKDEAITVWKSLAEGDLRTRKNLVRLAEIFKQFDRFDDALKVMSEACQLDPTIDERLQFAQWLREDEQFDESIEQIQSASKLAESLDDAERVFAEEVKTYQAAGKLEERIAELVAVVDADNDDSTAWRRLAVLYNASQQPREATEAIEKAIELTPDSVESLVIAAQMYEDSARLREAIQKRRLLADTDSRFRSGHLQKLSSLYLQIGEQDKAMSIGDELLASSGGSVESFRFYADLCARLGKIDLRLDSLRRCVRMNPRSIEAQRMLATQLAEDFKTDQAIELYWQMLDESDDLDVQRGIVEQLADLYLRSNRLDQLITRLEIRGRESGDRRSTTDLTASAYAQVGDVGLAIQTLEGLLQESGRDTMLLERLVTLSQQAGEYDEALSLQRQLTRLSPDRKNEAMLASLLLDTGALTEAEAIWTKLSESASDSKQLTRNLNRLLNTSELELAIKLANNALQSDSKNWEMLVNLMALQAKAGDWEKSASTADQIISLDLPDSTLPEGGKPYEKFRTVQGRNYPNPPIRYVRYSNLYSLQRLVDERYGYSSNSQLPTPMDLGQAKIMALYCKTTYRLREGEDVAAEANELEKKAMADDATADQVWDAYIAHAIVSAASQTNTISYQDPSNWDLLWLLQEKDPESGEYIIGSMLMTRARNYQRTGFTVQPMPEDRLDWLRERVENPEAESSTDSFGQMSRNWLEFYIAELRIAGQREKSSQYAETFVTSLVEDLASETMQPPELSLALSQVALYGNDDQLWKVINVVREKPDVTYANSGANVNAVALTSFSNTQRVTDGLSLGIEDETFRERLFQLIDRVVQVTAEQPLQQRHISIGNVGGARSTYKYVNGNYRQVTIDFPPRGLGPDDSLLQQFHNVWEQLDEKDLTATWLTWISDRLSEVEQPVDQVWQRMMLACVLQWDDQSGKAADVLSEASGIASDSIPMLDSDLKLMLADLNLRAGRKEDALSAIESISIYDRQTMAIREFAAAKLSAAVGNAERAKLAARRLFGVRLNTEAQIELAKLMGGLGMKDLATDLVRRMRSRSGSSIDQLQSIMSFFYAQQQNEQAAEVAMELLRRSTPTQTSRNYRTTEQVRRTSALQMLANTGRLMDLIKKTEERFENAPNSSRIRMELTEMYDAAGQKQKALALMGSADLDSVNGAQALEATAKQFTQAGKMDEACDAYLKLLRRDQSRFSNQFYDILQPFERQRRLPELADLMIEVGVKKFTPYRVAEVCDRMLRVDGQLPKAKELFAVMLDSDDSSSNWNNALSNVAGDASKLLDSEELVRKLADSMVRNSKSDQGYERLFAGYSTHSDGRHNNVTTYFIRHLEKQPEMRSIVEKIVKEQLAENDQWHSGKVWLGLLYVADEQFAKAKEVLEPVVAEDAKPAPTYDMIWLVGSYIDTFKPMAETADQFYQRAMTLTSNRNSSEFRYSLPARYCNFLKDNGNKEKARTVALEGIEKFDDLSANYGNAQYEAYRKIQSTQSILEFFSGLGYPADGLRFARDFDRSLFQKAGQYGNARQQEQFEKLEQSLLDDVLNQGGVAASRSFVNAANEMKGAVDFAISTGDQPFTGNGFSSIWLDVTERAVQNPEAKGDLDAFEKELQEIADNRPDDQSVSAAIALLKSLNGDSGKLRSLIGEWLQNPIEAAEDGSGKSEVRKRRDYIILLAIQLLKEADQNDQQLLMQAFDSVLGQSANEDCTVLAELGKAFLKRGDKPAAEASWKRAVTPNVDQWKLLDLSEAAAKNAMLDLSAAAFDAAIAAPERSSALDALKSSVSSLSDLFGSAQSGASSNATNPNAQVDADEIRLARRMLELDKVWREAELWTRYVYQPYVRLVLPEGKDPRPLFIETSIKNGHDIVIDSVFDQLAKRVHWSDKTDNLLSKIKGTDITSELLATLVLLRAERAGEALKHLQKVSVDEINSIRKELPLQVISLALKQTETREYAAKLGLSLINANRPTERYDNVNPFDHLALTIGKVCLNNNLDEKLASQALRDYLELTEHYNARYTDVSSQLRRRANQLEEVARLLLPRGMMKQAMLFLAMRSDAFNAGLDTSLDWVGCWALESYQGSGDHAVAYHDLADWTFSGDGALNVIQTLARRQPLPDWIPADVGGHYPPFPPVADTELPIVTNYYFLTRLAQETGMRQDLLDRLAKAQAKERAGADVALAIALAAFEMEIDPELINRIGERTKLATPEFNGQRQRVTLAAMQLASMLAQKKQFEPFVKQVTDAMLQQTHSQGRGFLHPWISKFNWKHGWADSSDWQNSDALVHWATATQASSHERYEGKLPAHWVADGEGNVSHVAGFGYDYFWLKYPLEGNFSIEMSSEDGGWTESSVIVDGIDYMPNGSSEAIYVNSDGSSDWVRHFTKDLNKNQLNDCRVVRDDQHNSFFGNGKLFYKETRFNSMPFIGFACGGDKALTIHNIKIVGEPTIPREVNLINNQNMRGWTGVYYGSRLPSSDINMDKQDPSAGEPRAVRSRPSVDQASQLSWTVKDGEIISGQLNQHGHQDQRCLQYHRPLCDGETLRYEFFYEQGKIEAHPTIDRVAYMLRPDGCKLHWMSTGSSSWSIPKGYEVSVPGAPERSIELKESDWNEVEISRDGDQLTIKVNGDLAYQDQPTTRDGSMVFGFFHDSRATKARIRNVVLTGDWPEKLPENLFEFAGN; encoded by the coding sequence ATGACGAATTCGGGGACCGAATTGGGTGCGGCAAACGCCAGTCGCCTGACCAGCGACTTGGCTTTCGTTCTTCTCTCAGTTGATCGTGATCGCGAATTGGAGTTTGTGCATATGTCGTCGACATGGTTCGATTGGCGTGTTGATTTGTCTTGTCGTGTTGCCAAATCGCATGACAACAAATTGTCTAGCAGCAAAAGTCAATCCGGCAAATCGCAAGTCAGCTCAAAGCGATTGCTGCTCACAGGACTTTTGGCATGCTGCACCGCGAGCGGAATGATCGGAGGTCTCGCGCCCGTTTCCGGACAAGGAACTGAAGCGGTAACAGGTAACAGCGACTCATCAAACGCAACCAAAGAATCGCCAGAACAAGAATCACCAGAACAGCAGCGCGAGCGCATCACTGCGGAACGGTTTTTGACAGTGCTGCTGCGAAGACCGACACGCGGCACATCGCTTGATCGCGTCTTCAGCTATCACATCGGGCGTGGTGACATCGGCGACTTGATCGAACGGCTGAGCAAAGAATCGACACAGCAAGCCGATGACGAAGCGACCGGACGCTACATGATGGTTGTCGGACTGTTGCAGCTTCAGCGTGGCGAGGACGCCGAAGCGGTCAAAGCGTTGACCGTCGCAAAGAACAAGCTTCCACAAGATCCGTTGGCATCGAACTACCTTGGCGAAGCCCTGCTGTTGGTCGGGCAGGAAAATGAGGCCACCGAAGCGTTTGCCGATGCTTTGGAAAAAGATCCGCCGAAGCAAGAGTACTTAAAGATCGCCGGTGCACTCGGACGGCTTCATCAGCGAGCCGGACGACAGGAAGAGGCGTTGCAGGTTTGGAAACAACTTGAAGAAGCCTTCCCTGGTGATCAACGGGTGCGAGAACGGATCGCACATATCCTGGTCGAAGAAGGCGATATCGAAGGGGCTTTGCAGCGTTACGAAGCTTTATCCAAAGCGGCTCGAACCGACAATGAGAAAGTTGTCTATGCGATGCGTGCCGCGGAGCTTCAAATCCGTTCCGGGCAGAAAGAGGATGCGATCAAACGTCTGGAATCATTGATCGCCCGTTTGCGTCCGGGAAGCTATCTCCACAACGAAGCCCGTCGCAGAATCGAATCGGCATTTCTGGGCGGTGCGGACTATGCCGGATTGGCCAGCTACTACGAAAACTGGATCGGCGAACATCCTGATGATGTCGACGCGATCGTGCGACTCGCCAGAACCCTTTCGGTCCAAGGCCGGACTCCCGAAGCGATCGAGTGGTTCGAAAAGGCCATCAAGCGTGCGCCCTCTGAAACAGAACCACGCCTGGCACTGATCGATGCGTATGTCGCCGCAGAACGGTTCGGTGACGCGGCCGAACAATACCAAGAATTATCAGAAATCGATCAGGACAACCCCGACCATCTGGTTCGCTGGGGACAAGTCATCCTGCAGGATAAAAAACAAGACAAAGAGCAGCGTGAACAGGACGCCGCTGACGTCTGGATGCGGCTTGCCGAACTACGCAGCGAAGACGCCGTTGTGCAGTCACAGGTGGCGGATCTGTTGCGCGACGCGGGCCTCGAAGAACTCGCGCTCAAGCAGTATCGCAAAGCGCTCGACTCTGCACCGCAAGAACCGCAGTACAAAGAGTATTTGGGTGAATATTTGCACAAACTTGATCGCAAGGATGAAGCGATCACCGTTTGGAAGTCGCTTGCCGAAGGCGATCTGCGGACGCGAAAAAACCTCGTGCGACTGGCTGAAATCTTCAAGCAATTTGACCGTTTCGATGATGCTTTGAAGGTGATGTCCGAAGCCTGTCAGCTGGACCCAACCATTGACGAACGACTTCAGTTTGCACAGTGGCTGCGTGAAGACGAGCAGTTCGACGAATCGATTGAGCAAATTCAGTCGGCGTCAAAATTGGCCGAATCGCTTGACGATGCCGAGCGAGTTTTTGCAGAAGAAGTCAAAACCTATCAAGCGGCTGGAAAGTTAGAAGAACGAATTGCCGAGCTGGTTGCCGTTGTTGACGCCGATAACGATGACTCGACAGCATGGCGACGCCTCGCGGTTCTCTACAACGCATCGCAACAACCGCGTGAAGCGACCGAGGCGATCGAAAAGGCCATCGAACTGACGCCAGACTCGGTCGAGTCGTTAGTCATTGCGGCTCAGATGTACGAAGATTCGGCGCGGCTTCGAGAAGCGATTCAAAAGCGACGGTTGTTGGCTGATACCGATAGCCGCTTTCGAAGCGGCCACTTGCAGAAACTGTCGTCGCTCTATTTGCAGATTGGCGAACAAGACAAAGCGATGAGTATCGGTGACGAACTGCTGGCATCGTCTGGCGGATCGGTCGAATCGTTCCGGTTTTACGCTGACCTTTGTGCTCGGTTAGGCAAAATCGACTTGCGTCTGGATTCGCTTCGTCGATGTGTTCGCATGAATCCTCGCAGCATCGAAGCCCAGCGGATGTTGGCAACGCAATTGGCAGAGGATTTTAAAACCGATCAAGCGATCGAATTGTATTGGCAGATGTTGGACGAGAGTGACGATCTCGATGTCCAACGTGGGATCGTTGAACAGTTGGCCGACCTCTACCTACGGTCGAACCGCTTGGATCAGTTGATTACTCGTCTTGAAATCCGTGGTCGCGAGTCAGGTGATCGACGCAGCACGACAGATTTAACCGCTAGTGCATATGCTCAAGTCGGAGACGTCGGCCTTGCGATTCAAACACTCGAAGGTCTGCTGCAAGAAAGCGGTCGTGACACGATGTTGCTGGAACGTCTTGTGACTTTGTCGCAGCAGGCAGGCGAATACGACGAAGCGTTAAGTTTGCAGCGGCAACTGACGAGGTTGTCACCGGATCGCAAAAACGAAGCCATGCTCGCGTCACTATTGCTCGATACGGGAGCACTAACTGAAGCCGAAGCCATTTGGACAAAGCTCAGCGAATCGGCATCGGATTCCAAACAGCTAACTCGCAATTTAAATCGATTGCTCAACACCAGTGAGCTCGAATTGGCAATCAAGCTGGCAAACAACGCTTTGCAGAGCGACAGCAAAAATTGGGAGATGCTTGTCAATTTAATGGCGCTGCAGGCGAAAGCCGGAGACTGGGAAAAGTCGGCAAGCACCGCTGACCAAATCATCTCATTGGATTTACCCGACTCGACGCTTCCTGAGGGCGGGAAGCCATACGAAAAGTTTCGTACCGTTCAAGGGCGAAACTATCCGAATCCCCCTATCCGTTACGTGCGATATAGCAATCTGTATTCGCTTCAGCGGCTCGTCGACGAGCGATATGGGTACTCCAGTAATTCTCAGTTGCCTACGCCGATGGATTTGGGGCAGGCCAAAATCATGGCCCTTTACTGCAAGACAACCTATCGGCTTCGTGAGGGAGAGGATGTCGCTGCGGAAGCGAATGAGCTTGAGAAAAAGGCGATGGCTGATGACGCGACTGCAGATCAGGTCTGGGATGCGTACATTGCCCATGCGATCGTGTCGGCGGCGTCGCAGACAAATACGATCTCTTACCAGGATCCGTCCAATTGGGACCTCCTTTGGTTACTTCAAGAGAAAGATCCGGAATCTGGGGAGTACATCATCGGGTCAATGTTGATGACAAGGGCACGGAATTACCAACGGACCGGATTTACGGTCCAGCCGATGCCCGAAGATCGATTGGACTGGTTGCGAGAAAGGGTTGAAAATCCAGAAGCCGAATCTAGCACGGACTCTTTCGGCCAGATGTCTAGGAATTGGTTGGAATTCTACATCGCTGAATTGCGAATTGCCGGTCAACGAGAGAAGTCAAGCCAGTACGCCGAAACGTTCGTGACGTCTCTGGTGGAGGACCTAGCTTCGGAGACGATGCAACCACCGGAATTGTCATTGGCTTTGTCGCAGGTAGCACTCTATGGCAATGACGATCAGCTATGGAAGGTGATCAATGTCGTTCGAGAAAAGCCAGATGTGACTTATGCCAACTCCGGTGCCAACGTCAATGCGGTGGCGTTGACCAGCTTTAGTAACACGCAACGCGTCACAGATGGATTAAGTCTCGGTATTGAAGATGAGACTTTCCGTGAGCGTCTGTTCCAATTGATTGACCGTGTCGTTCAGGTCACGGCGGAACAGCCCTTACAGCAACGTCACATTTCGATAGGAAACGTTGGCGGGGCACGCAGCACTTACAAATATGTCAATGGAAACTATCGGCAAGTCACCATCGATTTCCCTCCTCGCGGTTTAGGGCCCGACGACTCGTTGCTTCAGCAATTCCATAATGTTTGGGAACAACTCGACGAAAAAGATTTAACGGCAACCTGGCTCACCTGGATCTCAGACAGGCTGTCCGAAGTCGAACAACCGGTCGACCAGGTTTGGCAGCGAATGATGCTGGCGTGTGTCTTGCAATGGGACGATCAATCGGGCAAGGCCGCTGATGTTCTTAGCGAGGCCAGCGGAATTGCCAGCGATTCGATACCGATGCTGGATTCGGATTTGAAGTTGATGCTTGCAGATCTGAATTTGCGTGCCGGACGAAAAGAGGACGCACTATCGGCGATCGAATCGATTTCGATTTATGATCGGCAAACGATGGCCATTCGCGAATTTGCCGCCGCAAAGCTAAGTGCCGCTGTCGGCAACGCCGAACGAGCCAAGTTGGCCGCGCGTCGGCTATTTGGAGTTCGCCTCAATACCGAAGCACAAATTGAACTGGCCAAGCTGATGGGCGGGCTGGGGATGAAAGATTTGGCGACCGACTTGGTCCGCCGGATGCGCAGTCGAAGCGGTAGCAGTATCGATCAATTGCAATCGATCATGTCGTTCTTCTATGCCCAGCAACAGAACGAACAAGCCGCCGAGGTGGCGATGGAGTTGCTCCGTCGCAGCACGCCTACGCAAACCAGTCGCAACTATCGGACGACCGAACAAGTTCGTCGAACCAGTGCGCTGCAAATGCTGGCCAATACTGGTCGCTTGATGGATCTGATCAAGAAAACGGAAGAGCGTTTTGAAAACGCACCCAACAGTTCCAGAATTCGAATGGAGCTGACGGAAATGTATGACGCTGCGGGCCAGAAACAGAAAGCGTTGGCCCTGATGGGTAGCGCCGATCTCGACAGCGTCAACGGTGCGCAGGCTCTTGAGGCCACGGCGAAGCAGTTCACCCAAGCCGGCAAAATGGATGAAGCCTGCGATGCTTATTTGAAATTGCTTCGTCGCGATCAGTCGCGGTTCAGCAACCAGTTTTATGACATTCTGCAACCGTTTGAACGCCAACGGCGATTGCCGGAACTTGCCGATCTGATGATCGAAGTCGGAGTCAAGAAATTTACCCCGTATCGTGTCGCGGAAGTCTGCGATCGCATGTTGCGTGTCGACGGTCAGTTGCCCAAGGCGAAGGAACTGTTTGCCGTCATGCTGGATTCGGACGACAGCAGTTCGAATTGGAACAACGCGTTAAGCAACGTTGCGGGCGACGCCAGCAAATTGCTCGATAGCGAGGAATTGGTGCGTAAATTGGCCGACTCAATGGTGCGTAATTCAAAATCCGACCAGGGTTACGAAAGACTTTTCGCGGGTTATTCAACACACTCCGATGGTCGCCACAACAACGTGACAACGTACTTCATTCGGCACCTCGAAAAGCAGCCAGAAATGCGCTCGATTGTGGAGAAGATCGTTAAAGAGCAATTGGCCGAGAACGATCAATGGCATTCGGGCAAAGTCTGGCTGGGACTGCTGTATGTCGCAGACGAGCAGTTTGCAAAAGCCAAAGAAGTGTTGGAGCCGGTTGTTGCCGAAGATGCAAAGCCGGCGCCAACCTATGACATGATTTGGCTGGTTGGAAGCTACATCGATACGTTTAAACCGATGGCAGAAACGGCGGATCAGTTTTATCAACGTGCTATGACGTTGACATCGAATCGGAATAGCAGCGAATTCCGCTATTCGTTGCCCGCCCGCTACTGCAACTTTCTCAAAGACAACGGCAATAAAGAGAAGGCTAGGACGGTCGCGCTGGAAGGAATTGAAAAGTTTGATGATCTCTCAGCCAATTACGGCAACGCACAGTATGAAGCTTACCGGAAAATCCAAAGCACCCAATCCATTTTGGAGTTCTTCTCGGGTTTGGGGTATCCGGCGGATGGATTGCGTTTCGCCAGAGATTTCGATCGATCGCTGTTTCAAAAAGCCGGCCAATACGGGAACGCTCGTCAACAGGAGCAATTTGAAAAGCTAGAGCAGTCTCTGCTGGATGATGTGTTAAACCAAGGCGGTGTGGCGGCATCACGTTCGTTTGTCAATGCGGCAAACGAGATGAAAGGCGCGGTGGATTTCGCAATCTCGACGGGCGATCAACCTTTTACCGGCAACGGTTTCTCGTCGATTTGGTTGGACGTGACAGAGCGGGCCGTGCAAAACCCGGAGGCGAAAGGTGATCTCGATGCGTTCGAAAAAGAGCTTCAGGAAATTGCAGACAATCGTCCCGACGATCAGTCCGTTTCCGCGGCGATCGCTCTGCTGAAAAGCCTGAATGGGGATTCAGGGAAACTTCGCTCGCTAATCGGTGAATGGTTGCAAAATCCCATCGAGGCCGCTGAAGACGGAAGCGGCAAATCAGAGGTTCGCAAGCGACGCGACTACATCATCCTGTTGGCGATACAGCTGCTAAAAGAAGCGGATCAGAACGACCAACAGCTTCTCATGCAAGCCTTCGATTCCGTGCTTGGCCAGTCTGCAAACGAAGACTGCACGGTCCTGGCAGAACTCGGAAAAGCATTCTTGAAGCGTGGTGACAAACCAGCAGCCGAAGCAAGCTGGAAACGAGCGGTGACTCCGAACGTCGATCAGTGGAAGCTGCTGGACTTGTCCGAAGCGGCTGCTAAAAACGCCATGCTTGATCTTTCGGCAGCGGCCTTTGATGCCGCAATCGCAGCCCCCGAACGATCGTCTGCCCTCGACGCGCTAAAAAGCAGCGTGTCGTCACTAAGCGATCTATTTGGCTCTGCACAAAGTGGTGCGAGCAGCAACGCGACAAATCCGAACGCCCAAGTCGATGCCGATGAAATTCGACTGGCAAGACGGATGCTAGAACTAGACAAGGTTTGGCGTGAAGCCGAATTGTGGACGCGGTACGTTTACCAGCCATACGTCAGGTTGGTCTTGCCGGAGGGTAAAGATCCACGACCGCTTTTCATCGAGACATCGATTAAAAACGGACACGACATCGTTATCGATAGTGTTTTTGATCAGTTGGCCAAGCGGGTTCACTGGAGCGATAAAACCGACAACCTGCTTAGTAAGATCAAAGGCACCGATATTACGTCTGAGCTGCTGGCGACGTTGGTCTTGCTGCGTGCCGAGCGCGCAGGCGAGGCACTGAAGCATTTACAGAAAGTCAGTGTTGACGAGATCAACTCGATTCGTAAAGAGCTTCCGCTGCAGGTGATTTCACTCGCGCTTAAACAAACCGAAACTCGTGAGTATGCGGCGAAACTAGGTTTGTCGCTCATCAACGCTAATCGTCCCACGGAGCGTTATGACAATGTCAATCCTTTCGATCACTTGGCGCTGACGATTGGCAAGGTTTGTTTGAATAACAACCTGGATGAAAAACTTGCTTCGCAGGCGCTCCGGGACTACCTGGAACTGACCGAGCACTACAACGCTCGCTATACCGATGTTTCGTCGCAGCTTCGACGCCGGGCAAACCAGCTCGAAGAAGTCGCTCGATTGCTACTGCCGCGCGGGATGATGAAGCAGGCAATGCTATTCCTAGCGATGCGATCGGACGCGTTCAACGCGGGGTTGGATACGTCGTTGGATTGGGTGGGCTGTTGGGCGCTGGAAAGTTACCAGGGTTCCGGTGACCATGCGGTGGCGTATCACGACCTCGCCGATTGGACATTTTCCGGTGACGGAGCCTTGAATGTGATTCAAACCCTTGCACGTCGGCAGCCGCTTCCCGATTGGATACCGGCGGATGTCGGTGGACACTATCCACCGTTCCCACCGGTCGCTGATACCGAGTTGCCGATCGTCACGAATTACTACTTCCTGACCCGGTTGGCTCAGGAAACCGGGATGAGGCAGGATCTGCTGGATCGGTTGGCGAAAGCACAAGCCAAAGAAAGGGCTGGGGCGGATGTCGCGTTGGCGATCGCGTTGGCCGCTTTCGAGATGGAGATCGACCCCGAATTGATCAACCGCATCGGCGAGCGAACTAAATTGGCAACGCCTGAATTTAACGGTCAACGTCAGCGTGTAACGCTGGCCGCGATGCAGTTGGCATCGATGCTGGCTCAAAAGAAGCAGTTCGAACCGTTTGTAAAACAGGTGACCGATGCAATGCTGCAGCAAACCCATTCACAAGGACGCGGGTTCCTGCACCCTTGGATATCGAAGTTCAACTGGAAACATGGCTGGGCAGACTCATCGGATTGGCAAAACTCTGATGCGTTGGTTCACTGGGCGACCGCGACGCAGGCCAGTTCACACGAACGCTATGAAGGCAAGTTGCCTGCCCATTGGGTTGCTGACGGTGAAGGCAATGTTTCGCACGTGGCTGGGTTCGGCTACGACTATTTTTGGTTGAAGTATCCGCTCGAAGGAAACTTCAGCATCGAAATGTCTAGCGAGGATGGTGGTTGGACTGAATCGTCTGTCATTGTCGACGGAATTGACTACATGCCCAATGGCAGTTCCGAAGCGATCTATGTCAATTCCGATGGTTCGAGTGACTGGGTCAGGCACTTCACGAAGGATCTAAACAAGAACCAATTGAATGATTGTCGAGTCGTACGTGACGATCAGCACAATAGCTTTTTTGGCAACGGAAAGCTGTTCTACAAAGAGACACGCTTCAATAGCATGCCGTTTATCGGATTTGCTTGTGGTGGTGACAAAGCTTTGACCATTCACAACATCAAGATCGTTGGCGAACCAACGATTCCACGGGAAGTCAATTTGATTAACAACCAAAACATGCGTGGTTGGACCGGCGTCTACTATGGATCAAGATTGCCATCTTCAGACATAAATATGGACAAGCAAGATCCGTCAGCAGGCGAACCACGCGCGGTCCGTTCACGTCCATCGGTCGACCAAGCAAGTCAGCTGAGCTGGACCGTCAAAGACGGTGAAATCATCAGTGGGCAATTGAATCAACACGGTCACCAAGACCAGCGGTGCCTGCAGTATCATCGGCCGCTCTGCGACGGGGAAACGCTGCGGTACGAGTTCTTTTATGAACAAGGAAAGATCGAAGCTCATCCAACCATTGACCGTGTGGCCTATATGCTGCGACCAGACGGATGCAAACTGCACTGGATGAGTACCGGCAGTTCGTCATGGAGCATCCCCAAGGGATATGAAGTTTCTGTTCCGGGGGCACCAGAACGAAGCATCGAACTGAAAGAATCCGATTGGAACGAAGTCGAAATCTCACGTGACGGAGATCAATTGACGATCAAAGTGAACGGCGACTTGGCTTACCAAGATCAACCGACAACTCGCGATGGAAGCATGGTATTCGGATTCTTTCACGATTCACGTGCGACCAAAGCTCGAATCCGAAACGTTGTTTTGACTGGGGACTGGCCCGAGAAACTGCCGGAGAACTTGTTCGAGTTCGCTGGTAATTAA
- a CDS encoding gamma carbonic anhydrase family protein: protein MKFQTDFRPDQIDESVFRAQGTIILGDVTIGNDSTVLFHTVIRGDTEKIVIGSRTNLQDHCVVHADPGFPCIIGNQVTVGHGAIVHGATIEDNVLIGMRAVILNGAKIGEGSLIAAGSVVTEGMEVPPKSIVAGVPAKVRGQVSDRHSEMIKHGADHYVAAGKAYREGSA from the coding sequence ATGAAATTTCAAACGGATTTTCGCCCCGATCAAATCGACGAATCGGTGTTTCGTGCCCAGGGAACAATCATTTTGGGCGACGTGACCATCGGAAACGACAGCACGGTGTTGTTTCACACGGTGATTCGTGGTGATACCGAAAAAATTGTTATCGGTAGCAGAACCAATCTTCAGGATCACTGCGTCGTGCATGCCGATCCCGGTTTCCCGTGCATAATAGGAAACCAAGTAACGGTCGGGCACGGCGCGATCGTCCATGGGGCGACGATCGAGGACAACGTCCTGATCGGTATGCGAGCTGTCATCCTTAACGGTGCCAAGATCGGCGAAGGTTCGCTAATCGCCGCCGGGTCGGTAGTCACCGAAGGTATGGAGGTTCCGCCGAAATCGATCGTCGCGGGCGTCCCAGCAAAAGTTCGGGGACAAGTAAGCGATCGCCACTCAGAAATGATTAAGCATGGTGCTGATCACTACGTCGCTGCCGGTAAGGCGTACCGCGAAGGGTCCGCCTAA